In Streptomyces hawaiiensis, one genomic interval encodes:
- the pstA gene encoding phosphate ABC transporter permease PstA, with amino-acid sequence MSTATLTPKGPSTLRGARLPKWSPYAIAGGSIALAIVIGLVGGLHSRVQWGLIAAILYVVGTYGIASAVEGKRQARDRIATSLVWVAFLLAVVPLASLVWSTVVRGVKVLDLYFLTHSMGVVADTEPGGGIYHAILGTLEQVGLATVIAAPIGVLTAIYLVEYGRGNLSKAITFFVDVMTGIPSIVAGLFILSLMLMFDMQPFGFAGSLALAILMMPVVVRSTEEMLKLVPNELREASLALGVPKWRTILKVVLPTSLGGITTGIMLSIARITGETAPVLLLVWGNAFINANPFEGAQASLPLYIYQQYANSAGSGAAYDRAWAASLTLIAFVMLLNLVARGIARWKAPKTGR; translated from the coding sequence ATGAGCACCGCAACCCTGACCCCGAAGGGCCCCAGCACCCTGCGCGGTGCCCGCCTGCCCAAGTGGTCGCCGTACGCCATCGCCGGCGGCTCGATCGCCCTCGCGATCGTCATCGGCCTCGTCGGCGGCCTGCACAGCCGCGTCCAGTGGGGCCTGATCGCCGCGATCCTCTACGTCGTCGGCACGTACGGCATCGCCTCCGCCGTCGAGGGCAAGCGGCAGGCCAGGGACCGCATCGCGACCTCCCTCGTCTGGGTCGCCTTCCTGCTCGCCGTCGTCCCGCTGGCCTCGCTGGTCTGGTCGACCGTCGTGCGCGGTGTGAAGGTCCTCGACCTGTACTTCCTGACGCACTCCATGGGCGTCGTCGCCGACACCGAGCCCGGCGGCGGTATCTACCACGCCATCCTCGGCACCCTGGAGCAGGTCGGACTCGCCACGGTGATCGCCGCGCCGATCGGCGTGCTCACCGCGATCTACCTCGTCGAGTACGGCCGGGGCAACCTCTCCAAGGCCATCACGTTCTTCGTGGACGTCATGACCGGCATCCCGTCGATCGTCGCGGGCCTGTTCATCCTCAGCCTCATGCTGATGTTCGACATGCAGCCCTTCGGCTTCGCCGGCTCGCTGGCCCTGGCCATCCTGATGATGCCGGTCGTCGTGCGCTCCACGGAGGAGATGCTCAAGCTCGTCCCGAACGAGCTGCGCGAGGCCTCCCTGGCGCTCGGCGTCCCCAAGTGGCGCACCATCCTGAAGGTGGTCCTGCCGACCTCCCTCGGCGGCATCACCACGGGCATCATGCTCTCGATCGCCCGCATCACCGGTGAGACCGCCCCGGTCCTGCTGCTGGTGTGGGGCAACGCGTTCATCAACGCCAACCCCTTCGAGGGGGCGCAGGCCTCGCTGCCGCTGTACATCTACCAGCAGTACGCGAACAGCGCGGGCTCCGGTGCGGCGTACGACCGCGCCTGGGCGGCGTCGCTCACCCTGATCGCCTTCGTGATGCTCCTGAACCTGGTGGCCCGCGGGATCGCCCGCTGGAAGGCCCCGAAGACCGGTCGCTGA
- the pstB gene encoding phosphate ABC transporter ATP-binding protein PstB — MAKRIDVSGLTAYYGSHKAIEDISMTVEPRSVTAFIGPSGCGKSTFLRTLNRMHEVTSGGRVEGKVLLDDEDLYGTGIDPVSVRREVGMVFQRPNPFPTMSIFDNVAAGLRLNGNYKKSELSDIVERSLKGANLWNEVKDRLNKPGSGLSGGQQQRLCIARAIAVEPNVLLMDEPCSALDPISTLAIEDLIGELKERFTIVIVTHNMQQAARVSDRTAFFNLAAVGQPGKLIEIDDTERIFSNPSIQATEDYISGRFG, encoded by the coding sequence ATGGCCAAGCGAATCGACGTAAGCGGACTGACCGCCTACTACGGCTCCCACAAGGCGATCGAGGACATCTCGATGACCGTCGAGCCGCGCTCGGTGACGGCGTTCATCGGCCCGTCCGGCTGCGGCAAGTCGACGTTCCTGCGCACGCTGAACCGGATGCACGAGGTGACCTCGGGCGGCCGGGTCGAGGGCAAGGTGCTGCTGGACGACGAGGACCTCTACGGCACGGGCATCGACCCGGTGTCGGTCCGCCGCGAGGTCGGCATGGTGTTCCAGCGCCCGAACCCGTTCCCCACGATGTCGATCTTCGACAACGTCGCGGCGGGACTGCGGCTGAACGGCAACTACAAGAAGAGCGAGCTCTCCGACATCGTCGAGCGCTCCCTCAAGGGCGCGAACCTCTGGAACGAGGTCAAGGACCGCCTGAACAAGCCCGGCTCGGGCCTGTCCGGCGGCCAGCAGCAGCGTCTGTGCATCGCGCGGGCGATCGCGGTCGAGCCGAACGTCCTGCTCATGGACGAGCCCTGCTCGGCGCTCGACCCGATCTCCACGCTCGCGATCGAGGACCTGATCGGCGAGCTCAAGGAGCGCTTCACGATCGTCATCGTGACGCACAACATGCAGCAGGCGGCGCGCGTCTCCGACCGCACGGCCTTCTTCAACCTCGCGGCGGTCGGCCAGCCCGGCAAGCTCATCGAGATCGACGACACGGAGCGCATCTTCTCCAACCCGTCCATCCAGGCCACGGAGGACTACATCTCCGGCCGCTTCGGCTGA
- a CDS encoding inorganic phosphate transporter: MDTFALVATIGVALFFTYTNGFHDSANAIATSVSTRALTPKAALAMAAVMNLAGAFMGSGVAKTVSEGLIQTPTGSKGMGILFAALVGAIVWNLITWYFGLPSSSSHALFGGMVGAALAGGTTVYWHGVLEKVVIPMFVSPVVGILAGYLVMTAILWIFRKANPHKAKRGFRIAQTVSAAGMALGHGLQDAQKTMGIVVMALVIADVEDYGDPIPVWVKIACAVMLSLGTYAGGWRIMRTLGRKIIELDPPQGFAAEATGATIMFTSAFLFKAPISTTHVITSAIMGVGATKRVNAVRWGVAKNIILGWFITMPAAALVAAASYGIVKLAFL; this comes from the coding sequence ATGGACACCTTCGCTCTGGTCGCGACCATCGGGGTCGCGCTCTTCTTCACGTACACCAACGGCTTTCACGATTCGGCGAACGCGATCGCCACGTCCGTCTCGACGCGGGCGCTGACGCCGAAGGCCGCGCTGGCCATGGCGGCGGTGATGAACCTCGCCGGTGCCTTCATGGGCTCCGGGGTCGCCAAGACCGTCAGTGAGGGGCTGATCCAGACACCGACCGGGTCGAAGGGGATGGGCATCCTCTTCGCCGCGCTGGTGGGCGCGATCGTCTGGAACCTGATCACCTGGTACTTCGGGCTGCCCTCCTCCTCCTCGCACGCGCTGTTCGGCGGGATGGTCGGGGCGGCGCTGGCCGGCGGGACGACGGTCTACTGGCACGGAGTGCTGGAGAAGGTCGTCATCCCGATGTTCGTGTCTCCGGTGGTCGGCATTCTGGCCGGCTATCTGGTGATGACCGCGATCCTGTGGATATTCAGGAAGGCGAACCCGCACAAGGCCAAGCGCGGGTTCCGCATCGCGCAGACCGTCTCGGCGGCCGGCATGGCGCTGGGGCACGGTCTGCAGGACGCGCAGAAGACCATGGGCATCGTGGTGATGGCGCTCGTCATCGCCGATGTCGAGGACTACGGCGATCCGATCCCGGTGTGGGTCAAGATCGCCTGTGCGGTGATGCTGTCGCTGGGGACGTACGCCGGTGGGTGGCGGATCATGCGGACGCTGGGGCGGAAGATCATCGAGCTGGACCCGCCGCAGGGCTTCGCGGCGGAGGCGACGGGCGCGACGATCATGTTCACCTCGGCGTTCCTGTTCAAGGCGCCGATCTCCACGACCCACGTCATCACGTCCGCGATCATGGGTGTCGGCGCGACGAAGCGCGTGAACGCCGTGCGGTGGGGTGTCGCCAAGAACATCATCCTCGGCTGGTTCATCACGATGCCGGCCGCCGCGCTGGTGGCCGCGGCGTCGTACGGGATCGTCAAGCTGGCGTTCCTGTAG